The Nitrospira tepida genome includes a window with the following:
- the waaF gene encoding lipopolysaccharide heptosyltransferase II — translation MREVSLPDVRRLLVVKPSSLGDIVHALPVIPLLRARFPQAEISWLVKEQWAGILERVEGIDRIWRVKDRWTGWLAMMQRLRSHRFDLVIDLQGLLRSGVLAWRTGCPVRIGFESAREGSPWFYSHRVPVPDPDIHAVDRYLSVAKYVGCVVPDRVRVPFVFQPEDEATVRARLSQAGLGPRSRWAAMNVSARWPTKRWPRGSFVEVANRLIQEGWDGVIVIGGEEDRAEAESVVQAVRGHAANLAGEIPLRLLPALLREAGCLVTNDSGPMHVAAAVGTPVVALFGPTSEVRTGPYGLGHHVCSITLPCRPCFSRTCRHTVHLECLTRITPAEVARQVDRVTSGSAVSLTS, via the coding sequence ATGAGAGAAGTCTCCCTCCCCGATGTCCGGCGCCTGCTGGTGGTCAAGCCCAGTTCGCTCGGCGATATTGTCCATGCCTTGCCGGTCATCCCATTGCTGCGCGCGCGGTTTCCCCAGGCGGAGATTTCCTGGCTGGTCAAGGAGCAGTGGGCCGGCATTCTTGAGCGGGTGGAAGGGATCGATCGCATCTGGAGGGTCAAGGATCGATGGACCGGCTGGCTGGCGATGATGCAACGGCTCCGATCACACCGGTTCGACCTGGTGATCGACTTGCAGGGGCTGTTACGTAGCGGTGTTTTGGCTTGGAGGACCGGCTGCCCGGTCCGGATCGGCTTCGAGAGCGCGAGAGAAGGGAGTCCCTGGTTCTATTCCCATCGCGTGCCGGTCCCCGATCCTGATATCCATGCGGTGGATCGGTATCTCTCCGTGGCGAAGTATGTCGGCTGTGTCGTTCCGGACCGGGTTCGCGTTCCCTTTGTGTTCCAGCCGGAGGATGAAGCAACCGTGAGGGCGCGACTCTCTCAAGCCGGCTTGGGACCGCGGAGCCGGTGGGCAGCCATGAACGTTTCGGCCCGCTGGCCCACCAAGCGGTGGCCGCGCGGGTCGTTTGTCGAGGTTGCGAACCGGCTGATACAGGAAGGTTGGGACGGGGTCATCGTGATCGGCGGGGAGGAAGATCGAGCCGAGGCCGAATCAGTCGTTCAGGCGGTGCGGGGTCACGCCGCCAACCTTGCCGGCGAAATCCCGCTGCGTCTGCTCCCGGCCCTGTTGCGGGAAGCCGGTTGCCTCGTCACGAACGATTCCGGTCCCATGCACGTGGCTGCGGCGGTCGGAACACCGGTCGTCGCCCTGTTCGGTCCGACGAGCGAGGTCCGCACCGGCCCCTATGGCCTGGGCCATCACGTCTGTTCAATCACCCTGCCCTGCCGCCCCTGTTTCAGCAGGACCTGTCGCCATACGGTCCATCTCGAATGTCTGACCCGCATCACGCCGGCGGAGGTTGCGCGGCAGGTGGATCGCGTGACGAGCGGCTCGGCGGTCTCGCTCACCTCATGA
- a CDS encoding 3-deoxy-D-manno-octulosonic acid transferase produces MLVALYNMLFLLASPAILLILLAKRRCRRGLPFRLGLKLPVLPAGSTPGAGSVIWVHAVSLGEVVAVTPLVKSLHARYPGRPLIVSTITETGREAVEQRLAGIASHCYAPLDYPWAVARLIDHLRPGLYLFVETELWPNLLTSLAARGVPTVMLNGRISTRSFIRQQWPVVRQIYRFILRRLSLCLMQSDRDAQRIIALGADPERVLRTGNLKFDQPPVSLQEDRLAPLIGWISRQSHPPVLVAGSTHPGEEELLISACEQIRKERPLALILAPRHIERTEEIERMLVQRGLPSMRRSRLAMEAAGLQGAPEPWVLLLDTRGELGAVYHYAAITFVGGTLAPVGGHNLLEPAAWGKPVLFGPHTDHCEEIAELLESAGGGIRVRTVDQMVQVCRQLLDSPVDLDRVGQRARSALQENQGALERSLNAMEGFLDRRPVWSDAMPSPTCPGHAGNGSR; encoded by the coding sequence ATGCTGGTGGCGTTGTACAACATGCTCTTCCTGTTGGCCTCGCCGGCCATCTTGCTGATCCTCCTGGCCAAACGGCGCTGCCGCCGCGGGTTGCCGTTCCGCCTCGGGTTGAAGTTGCCGGTCTTGCCGGCGGGGAGCACGCCGGGGGCCGGCTCCGTGATCTGGGTCCATGCCGTGTCGTTAGGGGAGGTGGTGGCGGTGACGCCGCTTGTCAAATCGCTGCATGCCCGGTATCCCGGCCGGCCGCTGATCGTCTCGACTATCACCGAAACCGGGCGTGAAGCGGTCGAGCAGCGGCTGGCCGGCATTGCGTCCCATTGTTACGCGCCGTTGGACTACCCCTGGGCCGTGGCCAGGCTGATCGACCATCTGCGGCCGGGCCTGTACCTGTTCGTCGAGACCGAGCTGTGGCCGAATCTCCTGACTTCGCTCGCCGCGCGCGGGGTGCCGACCGTCATGTTGAACGGGCGCATTTCGACCCGCTCGTTTATCAGGCAGCAATGGCCTGTCGTGCGGCAGATCTATCGGTTCATCCTGCGCCGGCTGTCACTGTGCCTGATGCAGTCCGACCGGGATGCGCAACGGATCATCGCCTTGGGCGCGGATCCGGAAAGGGTCCTGCGCACGGGCAACCTCAAGTTCGATCAGCCGCCGGTTTCCCTGCAAGAAGACCGGCTCGCGCCCTTGATCGGCTGGATCTCCCGGCAGTCGCATCCGCCGGTGTTGGTGGCGGGCAGCACGCATCCCGGCGAAGAAGAACTTTTGATCTCGGCCTGTGAACAGATCCGCAAGGAACGACCGCTCGCCCTGATCCTGGCGCCGCGGCACATCGAGCGGACGGAGGAGATCGAACGGATGCTTGTACAACGGGGCTTGCCGTCCATGCGGCGTTCGCGGCTTGCCATGGAAGCGGCTGGCCTCCAGGGAGCCCCGGAACCTTGGGTGCTGCTGCTGGATACGAGGGGCGAATTGGGAGCGGTGTATCACTATGCCGCGATCACCTTCGTGGGCGGGACCCTGGCTCCCGTCGGAGGCCATAATCTGCTGGAACCGGCCGCCTGGGGAAAACCAGTGCTCTTTGGGCCCCACACGGACCACTGCGAGGAGATTGCCGAGCTGTTGGAATCGGCCGGCGGCGGGATCAGGGTGCGGACGGTCGATCAGATGGTTCAAGTCTGCAGGCAGTTGTTGGACAGTCCCGTTGACCTGGATCGAGTCGGGCAGCGGGCCCGGTCCGCCCTCCAGGAGAACCAGGGGGCCTTGGAACGGAGCCTCAACGCGATGGAGGGCTTTCTCGACCGTCGCCCTGTATGGAGCGATGCGATGCCGTCGCCGACCTGCCCGGGCCATGCCGGAAACGGTTCGAGGTAA
- the lpxK gene encoding tetraacyldisaccharide 4'-kinase → MRLLSLPYELASRCRAACYRGGLLRTNRLPVRVVSIGNLTVGGTGKTPMVIWTVQQLVEQGRRVAVLSRGYRRSSQEAHLLVSDGHHLLANPLEAGDEPFLIARRCPRAIVAVGRDRYELGRWLLNRVPIDDMVLDDGFQHLSLWRDLNLLLMDATDVEGLKGHFPFGRLREPLTAAARGSTLIITRASEGNGGQRVVRLVEEALGHRIVPVEVDFVPERLVNIRQGAEMDGTAAKGKTAVAVSAIGNPASFERVLREMGLEIVQHVKFRDHHAYRAAEVEAAQRRAEACGADLIVTTEKDACKLAELVGLGHTWWAVRLEPRFKSGEATLLAMLNERFF, encoded by the coding sequence ATGAGGCTGTTGTCGCTACCCTATGAACTGGCCTCCCGATGCCGGGCCGCCTGCTATCGTGGGGGACTGCTGCGCACCAACCGGTTGCCCGTGCGGGTGGTCAGCATCGGCAACCTCACGGTCGGCGGAACGGGCAAAACGCCGATGGTGATCTGGACCGTGCAACAGTTGGTGGAGCAGGGCCGGAGGGTAGCCGTGCTCAGCCGCGGCTATCGACGCAGTAGCCAAGAGGCTCATCTGTTGGTGTCCGACGGGCACCATCTCTTGGCCAACCCGCTGGAGGCGGGCGACGAGCCGTTTCTGATCGCCCGTCGGTGCCCAAGGGCCATCGTCGCCGTCGGCCGGGACCGGTATGAGCTGGGCCGTTGGCTGTTGAATCGCGTTCCGATCGATGACATGGTCCTGGACGACGGATTCCAGCACCTGTCGCTCTGGCGGGACCTCAATCTGCTGTTGATGGACGCGACCGACGTGGAGGGGCTGAAGGGCCACTTTCCGTTCGGGCGTCTGCGGGAACCGTTGACCGCCGCGGCGCGAGGTTCGACCCTGATCATCACCCGCGCCAGCGAGGGGAACGGAGGACAGAGGGTGGTCAGGCTCGTGGAAGAGGCGCTGGGCCATCGAATCGTTCCCGTGGAAGTCGATTTCGTGCCGGAGCGCCTCGTCAATATCCGGCAGGGCGCCGAGATGGACGGAACCGCCGCCAAGGGCAAGACCGCCGTCGCGGTCAGCGCCATCGGCAATCCAGCCTCGTTCGAGCGGGTGCTTCGTGAGATGGGCCTGGAGATCGTCCAGCACGTGAAGTTTCGAGACCATCACGCCTATCGCGCCGCAGAAGTCGAGGCTGCCCAGAGGCGGGCGGAGGCTTGCGGCGCCGACCTCATCGTGACGACCGAGAAGGACGCCTGCAAACTGGCGGAATTGGTCGGTCTCGGCCATACCTGGTGGGCCGTGCGGCTGGAACCTCGGTTCAAATCCGGCGAGGCGACCCTCCTGGCAATGTTGAACGAGCGGTTCTTCTGA
- the waaF gene encoding lipopolysaccharide heptosyltransferase II, translating to MPARTMTYRDAAQILLRVPNWLGDAVMCEPAIRALRRISSEARLTVLGRPSIVELLDGHPDVAESMVYDHRGRHQGLWGKWQLAQELRGRKFDLAVLFQNAFEAAFITALAGIPRRYGYATDGRGCLLTTAVPKVRHVPHQVSYYLELLRQLGCETEPCAPRLYLKPEEEAAAAARLAEFGLQAGATLIGLNPGSTYGTAKRWLPDRFAEAASKIAAFCRDRTGRPAQVVIVGAPGEEELGEAIARQIEAPTMVLSGRTSVRELMAITKRCRLYLTNDTGPMHIAAAFGVPVVAVFGPTDWRTTAPFGDGRAVVRTSVECAPCLLRECPIDHRCMTGVTVEQVVAVARQAMMSCPQTGDVTTQHPALSTQHSGLDPAHSAPSTQHSPLSTQHSAPSTNLLTGVTVFLDRDGTLNRDTGYLNDPEAFELLPGVGEALARLSAAGATLIVVTNQSGVARGLITGQQLKAIHKRLGDQLAQQGAVLTGLYVCPHHPDDGCRCRKPETGLIEQACREHDLDRTSLYVLGDRARDVIAGQRVGAGTVLLLSGEDSRHDLARMRDEGRPPDHVAESMAEAADWILRDRLSRRDLALQLKGEGDRSGA from the coding sequence ATGCCTGCCAGGACCATGACGTATCGCGATGCCGCGCAGATCCTGCTTCGCGTCCCCAATTGGCTTGGGGATGCGGTGATGTGTGAACCGGCGATCAGAGCCCTTCGCCGCATCTCTTCGGAGGCTCGCCTGACGGTACTTGGCCGGCCTTCCATCGTCGAGTTGCTGGACGGCCATCCGGATGTGGCGGAGTCGATGGTCTACGACCACCGGGGCCGGCATCAGGGGCTCTGGGGAAAATGGCAACTTGCCCAAGAATTACGCGGCCGGAAGTTCGACCTGGCGGTCCTGTTTCAAAATGCCTTTGAAGCGGCCTTCATCACGGCCCTGGCCGGGATTCCCAGACGTTACGGCTACGCGACCGACGGGCGGGGATGCTTATTGACCACCGCCGTGCCGAAGGTTCGCCATGTGCCTCATCAGGTGTCCTACTATCTGGAACTGCTGCGGCAACTCGGCTGTGAAACCGAACCCTGCGCGCCGAGACTCTATCTCAAGCCTGAAGAAGAGGCGGCGGCTGCCGCCCGGCTGGCCGAGTTCGGTCTGCAGGCCGGAGCAACCTTGATCGGGCTCAACCCCGGGTCAACCTATGGCACGGCCAAACGGTGGTTGCCGGATCGTTTTGCTGAAGCGGCGTCCAAGATCGCCGCGTTCTGTCGCGATCGCACCGGCCGTCCGGCGCAGGTGGTGATTGTCGGCGCTCCAGGGGAAGAGGAGCTGGGTGAGGCCATCGCGCGACAGATCGAAGCCCCGACGATGGTCCTGTCCGGCCGGACCTCGGTTCGGGAGCTGATGGCGATCACGAAACGATGCCGGCTTTACCTGACCAACGACACGGGGCCGATGCATATCGCGGCGGCCTTCGGCGTCCCGGTGGTGGCGGTGTTCGGCCCGACGGATTGGCGCACGACCGCGCCGTTCGGCGACGGTCGCGCGGTGGTGCGGACGTCGGTGGAGTGCGCGCCCTGCCTGTTGCGCGAATGCCCGATCGACCACCGTTGCATGACCGGCGTGACGGTGGAGCAGGTCGTGGCGGTCGCTCGACAGGCGATGATGTCCTGCCCCCAGACTGGCGATGTGACCACTCAGCACCCAGCACTCAGCACCCAGCACTCTGGACTTGATCCTGCGCACTCAGCGCCCAGTACTCAGCATTCACCTCTCAGCACCCAGCACTCAGCACCCAGCACTAATCTTCTAACCGGCGTGACCGTCTTCCTCGACCGGGACGGCACGTTGAACCGGGACACGGGGTACCTGAATGACCCGGAGGCGTTTGAGCTATTGCCCGGGGTCGGGGAAGCGCTCGCGCGCCTGTCTGCGGCCGGCGCCACATTGATCGTGGTCACCAACCAATCGGGCGTGGCCAGGGGCCTCATCACGGGACAACAACTCAAGGCGATTCACAAACGGCTTGGCGACCAGTTGGCGCAGCAGGGGGCGGTATTGACGGGCCTCTATGTCTGTCCGCATCATCCGGATGACGGCTGTCGTTGCCGCAAGCCCGAGACGGGACTGATCGAGCAGGCCTGTCGCGAGCACGACCTTGATCGGACGAGCCTGTATGTCCTCGGCGATCGTGCGCGCGACGTCATAGCGGGACAGAGGGTCGGAGCCGGAACGGTGTTGCTGTTGTCCGGCGAGGACAGCCGGCACGATCTGGCTCGGATGCGCGATGAGGGTCGGCCACCCGACCATGTCGCCGAGAGCATGGCCGAGGCTGCGGACTGGATTCTGCGCGATCGGCTCAGCCGCCGCGACCTGGCGCTTCAGCTCAAAGGAGAAGGGGATCGCTCCGGTGCCTGA